CTCTCGTGTTCTCCCCCTCCTTCTCAGGAACGCCAGTTAGCAGCAAAGACCATCTCCGTTTGTATCTAGCATGCTCCAGACACATTTCACGAAGAGCCTCGTTCTCTTTTTTCAGCGTCGCCATCTGCGTTTTAATACGTTTCACATCTTCCACCACAGATTTAACAGCTTCCGTATTAGCATCCACGGACTCCTTTACTTTTCTTACAGCGTCGGTGTTTTCTTGCAACTGGAATTCATAATTCTTTAAATGTTCACTTTGGGTGTCAAATTTACATACCAGTTTTTGGATAGCATTGAGGAGAACTGTGTTTGAAACTTCGTTTTGCGTCTGCGATTCGTTAGCCTTCATTTTTTTAggatttggacttttaactggtGTGTGGTGACGATCAGCTTGCGGTCTGTCTTGTGATAAGTCGTGCTGCTGTTCCATCCATTCAATATCTTCTTCGTCGCACGCCTGTCGAAGAGCCGCTAGGTGGTAGCCATGATCTTTGTTAATGTTAGCCATTTCGCCGCTTCGGAGAAGGTGGCCGAGAATGACggagagaaacacagggaggaAGTTTTTGAGTTTTAGAGATGAAGTATAACTAGTCTGCTTCTAATTCCGGTTAACTTGATTGCGGTCAAGACATAAAGGAGGTTCTTTTCAGGAAAAGCCTCGGAGCCCACTCAAGTTGAACCGCTCACTCCGCCATCTTCCCAGTTCCCCTGGTGAGCTGCTACATCCCTGCCTTATCCCTCTACCACGCGGGGTGTAATTTCAAAATGAGCGCTTAGCCGTGAATTCAAACTACTTTCTCTATTTTCAACTGGCTACATCGTTTTTAAATTAGCTAGATTAAAAAAGCAAGTTTAGCTTATAGCTAACTAGCTAAATTTTGCATTCTACACACCGGTTAAGGTGACAGTATATCAAGTTTTACAGTGCATCTGATGACTTTTTTCAATGAAATCTCAAAATCTTTGGTTTATAAAATGTTCAATCAAATAAAATTCTTAAGGACTTTTGCTTTTATTAGACTAATAATATAGAAGCAATATACAAATCTATTAGCATGTGTGCagcatattaaaaaacacagctAATGAATATTTGGGAATTTTAGTTGaaaattatttgaattaaaCAAATAATTTATGTTGATGTTGAGGTGATGGAGTTCTTATAATTATTCAGAATTCTTATACAATCATTTTAGAGTAAATTTCAATCATCAGCCAGGTGTTTCCACACAGCTGCTTGTGTAGGCATTGAGAGTTTACCTCTATGGTAGCACTGAAGTGATATGAGCTGCAATCCAGGTATGACATGTTCCATGATGGCATCCTAGAGCTTCATGTGATAGCAGTAAACTTTGACAGTAAGGGTAGTTACATCACCTCCCGTGTATTAGCACATTGGAGTGAAAAGTGACATTTGACCCATCTGTTTCATTTAACAACTTTGTATAATCTATTATCTGTTCCTTGTTTTTCTGGCTCATATAATAGCTTTGTGCATGGAATTTAGAGGGTCAGACATAGATGTCAACTATTGTTAGCCAACACACACCACTTGTTGCATCTTTTACAAGGATGTGGGTGCTTCTGACTAACCTGACCACTCACCTTCTCCTGACTCATTCTGTTACATAATGTAAGAGGCATTTCAATACTTGATATATAAATCATCGTGCCATATTTGTACTACAAATAGAATTTTTGACTTACTTCTGTTTGTCAATGCCTGTGACTCACTTGAAATAAATTGTCTGTCCCTTAAACAGGTAAGGCTGACCCTGCCTTGACGGTAATAATACTAATTAAGTAAGAATACATTTCTATTTAGGCTAACTGGTACATCAGCCAGACTCATGATGTAAAGAagtctttcattcttttttaattaattgatattattattattattatttacatcTAACTGTACTACTAACTATAGAGGCGTAGTTAGCCACATTAAAAGTCTTACGTATATGATGATTTTCTagcattattactattattagaAGCTATATTGCAATTGGTAGAACCTTGTAGAGCTCGTGTCGGTCATTTAAACGTCATTCAGTCATAGACATTTGATCGTAAATTTattaaagaaatatttaaaatcagACTGAATGTTTTGAAAGGCTTAGGGCAAACCGACTTTTTAAAGGGGCGTGACGTCACGCGGTGGGCGTTTCACACGTATGGCGGAAGGGCAGGTGCTGCAACCTCAGCTGGCTCTGTATCACAACAACCGTTATCCGCGCGGAGGGAAGTCACCGAGGATCCAGAGAGGCCTTTGGATACGTTTTTCTGACTGAATAAAACAGTATCTAATCTTTTCCAGACAATCTGGAGGGCCGTCGACATGACTCTGAATCAGAATCACTCGGAGTCCGGTGgtgtcatcatcaacaacagtGAAAGGTAACGTCAGTTAGCAGCTGTTAGCTAGCCGTTACAGTTAACCAGCCACGGATAAGTTATACCCGCTCTTTGGGACGAGCGTCACACCAGACTCATTCAAAAATAATGTGGCTCTGACATGTCATGGAGATAGTTTACATATCAGTAGCACTGCAAATGCAACATTATTATTCGGTTaatacacagacacacctgCCACACAGTAAACGCTGCACTGAATTTCTAACTTTTAGCATTTGGtagcttattttttttaaacaaacatgtgtAAAAGCTTTTGTCGAACACCgtgaaataataatttttctttcatttttaactacagtatcattttttttctttttacaaagaGCCTTTTATATGATATAGTGCGAATTGAAGAGTTGCTCCTAATCGATGCAAAATAAACCTCTGAATGCTTCACGACTAGCATGGCTATGTTAATTATTTCAACGTCATTTTTTCTAATCTAATATTCGCGTCGCATCTTACAGAACCGGGTCCCGGACTCTTAGCCGAAATATGGCCCTTCAGTCTGTTATATCATCACCGCAGACTAGGATTACATAAATGTTTAgtggtttttaaatgttgtaATAAGTCTAATGTATCGAGGATAAAACGTTATTTCGCCTCATTGCAGGAATAGCTGAGCATATATTGCAATGCAATAGCTGCATAGCCTTCAGTCTGCGCTCTGGCCTGGCCTCTGTGCTaaagtatttgttttgtttattagcATGAGTCAAAAATAATGGCCAGCTTCTTCTAGAACATGCTGCAGTGTAATGATAAACCCATTAGAGCTAACCCGGAACCTGTAGTAAGCTCTGTCACTAGATGGCATGTTAATCCTCTGCCTATAGTACTTTGTACTAAAGGCAATGGACGGTTGCACAATAACCCAATGATCtcattttaagcttttaagaTGAAAGTAGGTCAAATGCTTATACAAACAttacagattttctttttgatgCACACAAAAAATGTTGGAAAGAATTCTGGTTCCTACAATCAGCTGGTTCCAGCGTCTCCTTTCTCTTTTTGGATCTAGTGTGCTGATGAACCATGACAATGTGGAGCTTGTTTTTTGTGACACGGAAAGGCTGCCCGAAGCCTTCAGAAAGAGCAAGAAGGGCAGCATCTACCTGACTCCATACAGGGTGAGTGACAACACCACCaagtcttcctctttgtttaGCCGAAGCCTTGTGCTGGCATAATGGTGCCACAATTCACATCACGTACTAGCAGAGCAGAACTCCATCATTCTAATTACTATCATTTAAGGTTAGTTTGGGAGTAGCTAatacaggggtgggcaatctcagcccacgagggccggtgtccctgcaggttttagatgtgtcctcgaaccaacacagcagatttaaatggctaaattagctcctcaacatgtcctgaagttctccagaggcctggtaacgaactaatcatgtgattcaggtgtgttgacccaaggtgagatctaaaacctgcagggacaccggccctcgtggactgagattgcccacccctgagctAATATGATGCTGTTTCTTCTTTTAACCCAGGTGATCTTCCTGGCTAAAGGGCGGGATGCGCTGCAGTCTTTTATGATGCCTTTCTACCTGATGAAGGGCTGTGAGATCAAACAGCCTGTCCTGGGAGCCAATTACATCAAGGGCACAGTCAATGCAGAGCCTGGAGGTAGGTGTACTTTTTCCCCGTTATGCTGTAATGGAACACGCAGCATCTTGTGTCTCTAAgccagggctgcccaatcccagtcctcgagagctactatcctgcagcttttagatgcatccctactccaacacagctgaatcaaatgaatggcttgttatcaggcctttgccaaacacgatggcatgctgaagaggtaatcaaaccatttgattcagctgtgttggagtagggatgcatctaaaagctgcaggacggtagctctcgaggaccgggattgggcacccctgctctaaGCCCTCTCTTGAATCTCTCTTGGAGGTGGTTGGGAGGGCAGTGCTACTTTCAAGCTCATCTTTGCTGTTGGAGGAGCCATAGAGTTTGGCCAGTACATGTTGCAGGTTGCAGCTCAGGGTATGTtaacaaagcagaacacatGAAATAGTACAGTTCCTGATATTTCATGGACTTATTAATCGATTTACTGCCTCACATTTTCAGCATCCAGAGGTCAGCCTGTAACTGCTGGCTTTGGTGGATGCCCCTACATGGCTAATGGGGCCTACGCTTACCCACCTCCACCTGCTAATGGAATGTACCCAGCAGGACCTCCACCCGGCTACTCCTACCCTAACCCTCCTCCTCCAGGTGCTTTTCAGAATTGTCGTCAGCTTAGATCCACATCTTGTGAAAGTGAAAACTAAACTGCAACTCTCTGTTCTCGGACTCCAGATGGATTCTACGCCACTCCTCCAGCATTTGATGCCTCTGCAGCATACATACCTCCACCTCCTTATTCTGCTCCTCTGGGTCAGCAGCCACCACATGATCCAGACCTCCCCTCCTCGGCAGCAGGTGAAAATCTCCGGTAGAGAAGCTCTGACTTCAGCTACAGCctaaataaaaacatcatgCTATTAGGAAAAAAGGGATGTTGAGTTTCTGCACGCGTTCATCACTCTATTTTATACTTTAACATTTACATATCATGTTGGAACAGATCTGCTCACACAGGTCTTGTTAGAAAAGAATAGAATGCCTTTGTCATTTCATAAATGTACAAACATTATATGTGAGTACAGAATCTTCAAAAAttgtttctgttcatctggacgttgcgtttttcagtgggagaaatgtttctcctgctgaaaaacgcaacgtccagatgaacagaatcaacttttggagatttacttacctggatgattgagcatgcaacAAGATGTGAGTACAGAACATATACAAAAGGAGAGCTTTACCAAGACCCAGTATAATGTTAATGAAATGTCTTTCattatatttttgctttttcctgccaCACCAAGTGAAATATCTGCTGTAAAAAAATCATTTGTCTTTAGTATATATTTAGTGGTATATAGATTGTGGACCttgattgttttaaaaaatattctccTTTATGATTACaggtaaattttaaattgaaaactAAGAAAAGTAATTTGTTTGGAAAGTgtggatagttttttttttttttttttttcctcaagatATTTGAAGCGATGCATACAGTACATTATTGGAAGTACTTTGTGTTGTTTGGGCCTGGATACATAAAGCAGTAGGAAGGGCAACATGTTGCCTGCTTTCTAACAATGAATGCACTGCACTGATATCACATGAGCTTAATTCAGCATCACAGAGATGTTGTACTAAGGAATTTAAGGTTAAAGATAAGCTAATGTCAGATctccaaaatatttaaaacacttTGCGCTGGAAAAATGCTATCTGCAAGTCATGGAGATTTTAAACTgccgtttttttttctctctcaatgCAAAGGCCGTCGTACCTGCAGCGCGTTTAGCACCTCTCATCTCATATGTCCCGGGGGTTATTAGTAAGACCCATGTTTAATTAATGAACCCCTCCTTTGTCTCACTCGCTTTCCCAGCGGAGGCCAAAGCCGCTGAAGCAGCAGCGAGTGCCAGCTGTGCCACACTGCCCCCTACACATGTGTACCTGCCGCAGGTGAGctgcccttcatgtttctgctttacaagttttttttttaaaatgagaatGTAAATCTTGTCGAAGATTTTCTTT
Above is a genomic segment from Maylandia zebra isolate NMK-2024a linkage group LG8, Mzebra_GT3a, whole genome shotgun sequence containing:
- the wbp2 gene encoding WW domain-binding protein 2 isoform X2, with product MTLNQNHSESGGVIINNSESVLMNHDNVELVFCDTERLPEAFRKSKKGSIYLTPYRVIFLAKGRDALQSFMMPFYLMKGCEIKQPVLGANYIKGTVNAEPGASRGQPVTAGFGGCPYMANGAYAYPPPPANGMYPAGPPPGYSYPNPPPPDGFYATPPAFDASAAYIPPPPYSAPLGQQPPHDPDLPSSAAAEAKAAEAAASASCATLPPTHVYLPQDKPPPYSPPEDKKNQ
- the wbp2 gene encoding WW domain-binding protein 2 isoform X1, yielding MTLNQNHSESGGVIINNSESVLMNHDNVELVFCDTERLPEAFRKSKKGSIYLTPYRVIFLAKGRDALQSFMMPFYLMKGCEIKQPVLGANYIKGTVNAEPGGGWEGSATFKLIFAVGGAIEFGQYMLQVAAQASRGQPVTAGFGGCPYMANGAYAYPPPPANGMYPAGPPPGYSYPNPPPPDGFYATPPAFDASAAYIPPPPYSAPLGQQPPHDPDLPSSAAAEAKAAEAAASASCATLPPTHVYLPQDKPPPYSPPEDKKNQ